One Setaria viridis chromosome 5, Setaria_viridis_v4.0, whole genome shotgun sequence genomic region harbors:
- the LOC117856243 gene encoding uncharacterized protein: MAEKTLREFSIPSTDNVATGPAVDLGDVNFELKTNLINMVQASPFCCKPNEDANTHLQHFVGLCDTVTMRGVTQDAIRLCLFPFFLLGRAKQWLYKDKDVVNMWEKCSIAFLAKFFPLGKTNALVEKMVSNHGWSKERLQPRMRGMHTVKEMDMLAIKLDLLLRQGGGHASH, encoded by the coding sequence ATGGCCGAGAAGACTCTTCGTGAGTTCTCCATCCCCTCCACTGACAACGTGGCCACCGGCCCTGCTGTTGACCTGGGGGATGTGAACTTCGAGCTGAAGACAAACCTCATCAacatggtgcaggctagcccCTTCTGTTGCAAGCCAAACGAGGATGCAAATACTCATCTCCAACACTTCGTTGGCCTATGTGACACCGTCACAATGAGAGGAGTCACTCAAGACGCCATTAGACTCTGCCTGTTCCCATTCTTCCTCCTCGGGAGGGCGAAGCAGTGGTTATACAAGGACAAGGATGTTGTCAACATGTGGGAAAAATGCTCCATAGCGTTCCTTGCTAAATTCTTCCCGTTGGGCAAAACCAATGCCCTGGTCGAGAAGATGGTCTCCAACCATGGGTGGAGCAAAGAACGACTCCAACCTCGTATGCGGGGCATGCACACCGTCAAGGAGATGGACATGCTAGCCATTAAGCTTGATCTCCTACTCCGTCAAGGTGGTGGACATGCTAGCCATTAA
- the LOC140222795 gene encoding protein ALP1-like — MDLIMKRLDDYTKEKAAMSNTVQAMDSHMTCEMALEDQQRLLFARAAALITAMYAFLFTRDCVGAIDGTHVYARVLAKIQATFRGRKHYPTQNVLAAVDFDLKFTYVLAGWEDATVLADALEREDGLRVPPGKFYLVDAGYACRPGFLPPYCGTRYHLKEYGARNYPTNPRELFNLRHSSLRVSVERAFGALKNHFRIIDNKPFHPYKTQVKLVLACCILHNWILGHRVDEVVPTEFSWVPNNNASPGHGVQMDDNVVWAQSRDEWAHHMWSNRGNSHI, encoded by the exons ATGGACCTCATCATGAAGAGATTGGATGACTACACCAAAGAAAAAGCTGCCATGTCCAACACTGTCCAAGCTATGGATTCTCACATGACATGTGAG ATGGCTTTGGAGGACCAGCAACGCTTGCTGTTTGCTCGAGCTGCTGCTCTTATCACGGCTATGTATGCATTCTTGTTCACCAGG GATTGTGTTGGGGCAATAGATGGGACTCATGTATATGCTAGAGTGCTAGCCAAGATCCAAGCAACATTTAGGGGAAGGAAGCACTACCCCACACAAAATGTTCTTGCTGCTGTTGACTTTGATCTGAAATTTACTTATGTCTTAGCTGGTTGGGAAGATGCTACTGTTCTTGCTGATGCACTAGAGAGGGAGGATGGGTTAAGGGTTCCACCAG GAAAATTCTACTTagtagatgctggatatgctTGTCGTCCTGGATTCCTTCCTCCTTACTGTGGCACTAGGTACCATCTGAAAGAGTATGGTGCTAGGAACTACCCAACCAACCCAAGGGAGTTGTTTAATTTGAGGCATTCAAGTTTGAGAGTATCTGTTGAAAGGGCTTTTGGTGCTTTGAAGAACCATTTTCGCATCATTGATAATAAACCATTTCATCCCTACAAGACACAAGTGAAGTTAGTACTTGCTTGCTGCATATTGCATAATTGGATACTTGGGCATAGGGTTGATGAGGTAGTTCCTACTGAGTTCTCATGGGTGCCCAACAATAATGCTAGTCCTGGACATGGGGTCCAGATGGATGACAATGTTGTTTGGGCTCAAAGTAGGGATGAATGGGCTCATCACATGTGGTCCAATAGGGGCAACTCTCACATCTAA
- the LOC117855529 gene encoding uncharacterized protein, with the protein MEKRGSSSSAASLLVVGLLLAAASLACHGARDVPAGPAGEKPLRPQNVFGFGGFYPGPSVSWVFPGPNGVTPQVGFGGMPGSSAFPGVGGSGGVSPFTPGGGGGVVGIHGGGGGAAAAAGAAAKKP; encoded by the coding sequence ATGGAGAAGAGAGGCAGCAGTAGTAGCGCCGCGAGCCTCCTCGTCGTGGGCCTCCTGCTGGCCGCCGCCTCGCTCGCGTGCCACGGCGCGCGCGACGTCCCCGCCGGGCCGGCGGGGGAGAAGCCGCTCCGGCCCCAGAACGTGTTCGGGTTCGGCGGCTTCTACCCGGGCCCCTCCGTCAGCTGGGTCTTCCCGGGCCCCAACGGCGTCACCCCGCAGGTCGGCTTCGGCGGCATGCCGGGCTCCAGCGCCTTCCccggcgtcggcggcagcggcggtgtcTCGCCGTTCACgccgggtggcggcggtggcgtggtcGGCATCcacggcgggggtgggggtgcagcggctgctgctggcgccGCGGCGAAGAAGCCGTGA